A genomic segment from Geitlerinema sp. PCC 7407 encodes:
- a CDS encoding OB-fold-containig protein, whose protein sequence is MLFDPVNWPYWILLGMGVLLFLIVIAVGGGDDDLDLDSGGQGWLDLDADGEIDSDGDFGALQILGWLGLGKAPLMLLLASDLSLWGISGWMLNVALGEVWPRSPRWFDSLILLISLAIALFLGSLIARPLGKVFASFGEDTSGDRLIGCLGTVSSADIPHQHQNRIGQVDILDPSRNYITVSATLPDWATATPKRRDWVLVIDRGSQGYLVILKDSPDQDHWMTLSAPSPHSKA, encoded by the coding sequence ATGCTGTTCGATCCGGTGAACTGGCCCTACTGGATTCTGCTCGGGATGGGCGTTTTGCTCTTTCTGATCGTTATTGCCGTGGGCGGTGGCGACGATGATCTCGACCTGGATAGCGGCGGGCAAGGCTGGCTGGACCTCGATGCCGATGGCGAAATCGATTCTGACGGTGATTTTGGCGCCCTGCAAATCTTGGGCTGGCTTGGCCTAGGTAAGGCACCTTTGATGCTCCTGCTGGCGAGTGATTTGAGCCTTTGGGGCATCAGTGGCTGGATGCTGAATGTTGCTTTGGGAGAAGTTTGGCCGCGATCGCCCCGCTGGTTCGACAGCTTAATCTTGCTCATTTCGCTGGCGATCGCCCTCTTCTTGGGCAGCCTGATTGCCCGCCCTCTTGGCAAAGTGTTTGCCAGCTTTGGCGAAGACACCAGCGGCGATCGCCTCATCGGCTGCCTCGGCACCGTCAGCTCCGCCGACATCCCCCACCAGCACCAGAACCGGATCGGGCAAGTCGACATCCTCGATCCCTCCCGCAACTACATCACCGTCAGCGCCACCCTGCCAGACTGGGCCACCGCCACCCCAAAGCGCCGAGACTGGGTCCTCGTGATCGATCGCGGCTCCCAAGGCTATCTCGTCATCCTCAAAGACAGTCCTGACCAAGACCACTGGATGACCCTATCTGCCCCTTCCCCCCATTCCAAAGCTTGA